One genomic segment of Trichococcus shcherbakoviae includes these proteins:
- a CDS encoding DUF4956 domain-containing protein, whose translation MTTFTDIIKNSFLEETADFSIAAASVSLLSALFIGLFIFFIYKKTYAGVMYSKPFNTSLVLLSVLTTFVILAVTSNVVLSLGMVGALSIVRFRTAIKEPLDLVFLFWSISVGIILGAGLYSLAFLGSAFITVILLVLTGKVDSSAPYILMLQLENENAELQATEIIKNRFGKIIVKSKSITDGQPELIYEVKVKNNETSFMNELSAIEGVQNATLVSYNGNQAG comes from the coding sequence ATGACAACATTCACAGATATCATTAAAAACAGTTTTTTGGAGGAAACAGCCGATTTTTCCATCGCGGCGGCTTCAGTTTCCCTGCTATCGGCGCTCTTCATCGGCCTGTTCATCTTCTTCATCTATAAAAAAACCTACGCCGGCGTCATGTATTCGAAACCCTTCAATACGTCGTTGGTCCTATTGTCGGTCCTGACCACTTTCGTCATTCTGGCAGTAACCTCCAACGTTGTCCTTTCCCTAGGGATGGTCGGTGCCCTTTCCATCGTCCGCTTCCGTACCGCCATCAAGGAGCCGCTTGACCTGGTCTTCCTTTTCTGGTCGATCAGCGTCGGCATCATCCTGGGAGCTGGATTGTATTCTCTGGCTTTCCTCGGATCTGCATTCATCACGGTCATCCTGCTCGTTCTGACAGGAAAGGTCGATTCTTCGGCCCCTTACATTTTGATGCTGCAGCTGGAGAATGAGAATGCTGAATTGCAGGCGACCGAAATCATCAAAAACCGTTTTGGAAAAATCATCGTAAAATCCAAGAGCATCACGGACGGTCAACCGGAATTGATCTATGAAGTAAAAGTCAAGAACAACGAAACAAGCTTCATGAATGAATTGAGCGCTATCGAAGGCGTCCAGAACGCCACTTTGGTCAGCTATAACGGCAACCAAGCAGGCTAA
- a CDS encoding carbohydrate-binding domain-containing protein, translating into MKSTIMNLKNKPLTQMLALTGTLALLTACSTEASTTTASSDGSTTEATVESTLASDSSYSASNATAITFSDQTITVDGSGAAADGSILTITQPGTYILSGTLSEGQVRVETVDEADVQIVLDGATITNSTGAAIYVKSANSATITLAEGTTNTLSDGETYTFEDSEDEPDATLFSKSDLILNGTGTLGIDANYAHAIKGKDDVTIAEGTYEITSVGDAIKGSDSLFISSGTFTIDAGGDGLQSTNEEEESKGTLTIESGTFAITAASDGIQAATDLQILGGDFTITTGGGSANSSTASEAWGTWAAPSEAAATTTTEETTSAKGLKATGSLAISGGTFVLDTSDDSIHTNDAIQITGGDFTIASGDDGIHADNTLTIDDGTININQSYEGIEATEITLNGGDITLTSTDDGVNTAGGNDASAVSGRPGENTFTSTAEGAGLLTINGGTLVVNASGDGLDSNGSIEMNDGTVIVNGPTDSMNGTLDYDSTFNMNGGTLIGVGSSGMAMSPSSTSAQSFLFTSSIPLVADEAIQITGPDGEVIMTFEASTTAQSLVFSSPGLVNGSAYTITTGGTVSGESATGIYEDTSFSGGSSTVDVSATTEATSGQMGGMGGNSMPVSGASVK; encoded by the coding sequence ATGAAAAGTACTATAATGAATCTAAAGAATAAACCTCTAACTCAAATGCTCGCACTGACAGGCACCCTTGCCTTATTGACCGCTTGCTCCACTGAAGCGAGCACCACAACAGCATCAAGCGACGGTTCGACCACTGAGGCTACCGTTGAATCCACTCTTGCATCAGACTCCAGTTATTCAGCAAGCAACGCAACAGCCATCACTTTTTCCGACCAAACCATCACAGTCGACGGATCCGGAGCTGCTGCTGACGGTTCGATCCTGACCATCACGCAACCCGGCACGTATATCCTCAGCGGAACCCTGAGCGAAGGCCAGGTCCGTGTCGAAACAGTCGATGAAGCCGATGTCCAGATCGTTCTCGACGGGGCTACTATCACGAATTCCACCGGAGCCGCCATCTACGTGAAAAGCGCCAACTCCGCGACCATCACTTTGGCTGAAGGAACGACCAATACTTTAAGCGACGGAGAAACGTACACCTTCGAAGACAGTGAGGATGAGCCGGATGCTACCCTATTCAGCAAATCCGATCTTATCCTGAACGGAACGGGAACTTTGGGCATCGATGCCAATTATGCTCATGCCATCAAAGGTAAAGATGACGTGACCATCGCAGAAGGAACCTATGAGATCACTTCTGTCGGCGACGCCATCAAAGGCAGCGATTCGCTCTTCATCAGCTCGGGTACCTTCACGATCGATGCGGGCGGCGACGGACTGCAGTCCACAAACGAGGAAGAAGAAAGCAAAGGAACCTTGACTATTGAATCAGGCACTTTCGCGATCACGGCAGCCTCTGACGGCATCCAAGCCGCAACCGATCTGCAGATACTTGGTGGCGACTTTACGATCACAACCGGCGGCGGTAGCGCGAACAGCAGTACAGCGAGCGAGGCTTGGGGAACATGGGCAGCACCTTCTGAAGCAGCAGCCACAACTACCACCGAGGAAACAACTAGCGCCAAAGGTTTGAAAGCGACAGGCTCATTAGCGATCTCCGGCGGCACCTTCGTATTGGACACATCCGATGACTCCATCCATACCAATGATGCGATCCAAATAACGGGCGGAGACTTCACGATTGCTTCTGGTGATGATGGTATCCATGCCGATAACACCTTGACAATCGATGACGGAACCATTAACATCAATCAAAGTTATGAAGGTATCGAAGCAACCGAAATCACGCTGAATGGCGGAGACATCACTTTGACATCAACGGATGACGGTGTAAACACAGCCGGCGGAAATGATGCGTCAGCCGTCAGCGGACGCCCTGGTGAAAACACGTTCACCTCTACTGCAGAAGGAGCAGGACTCTTGACCATCAACGGCGGAACGCTTGTGGTAAACGCGAGCGGCGATGGACTCGACAGTAACGGAAGCATCGAGATGAACGATGGCACCGTAATCGTCAACGGCCCGACCGACAGCATGAACGGTACGTTGGATTACGACAGCACGTTCAACATGAACGGCGGTACGCTTATTGGTGTCGGCAGCTCCGGAATGGCGATGAGCCCTTCTTCGACCTCAGCACAAAGCTTCCTGTTCACATCCTCTATCCCATTGGTTGCGGATGAAGCCATCCAAATCACTGGACCGGACGGAGAAGTGATCATGACCTTCGAGGCTTCCACAACGGCTCAGTCGCTTGTATTCTCCAGTCCTGGCCTGGTCAACGGATCTGCTTACACAATCACAACCGGCGGAACAGTTTCCGGCGAATCCGCAACTGGTATCTACGAAGATACGTCCTTCAGCGGCGGTTCATCCACCGTTGATGTCAGCGCCACAACTGAAGCAACCAGCGGCCAAATGGGCGGCATGGGTGGCAACTCAATGCCCGTATCCGGTGCGTCCGTGAAATAA